Proteins encoded in a region of the Vicia villosa cultivar HV-30 ecotype Madison, WI linkage group LG5, Vvil1.0, whole genome shotgun sequence genome:
- the LOC131607682 gene encoding uncharacterized protein LOC131607682, whose product MAKSMRSKREKRLRAIRREIVQPYYDEKEAAKLSAQEAALAAPKLQVPVRKSTTMEISTSTIDNANTMDVDMGDENKSKFSLKPAGKIGKKLKKKLKMAKGNRRNGNGKPSRKRHI is encoded by the exons ATGGCGAAATCAATGAGATCCAAGAGGGAGAAGAGGTTGAGGGCTATTAGGAGAGAGATTGTTCAACCTTACTATGACGAGAAAGAAGCCGCTAAGCTTTCTGCACAAGAAGCTGCTCTTGCTGCACCCAAGCTTCAAGTTCCCGTCCGAAAAAGCACTACCATGGAAATTTCTACTTCCACTATCGACAACGCTAACACCATGG ATGTGGATATGGGTGATGAAAATAAGAGCAAGTTTTCCTTGAAGCCTGCTGGTAAAATTGGgaagaaattgaaaaagaaattgaaaatggCGAAAGGTAATCGCCGCAACGGTAATGGAAAGCCGAGCAGAAAGCGTCACATATGA
- the LOC131607683 gene encoding isoflavone 2'-hydroxylase-like, with amino-acid sequence MDTLSLLSYTLFYLVLFYSLNLLFKSRKFKNLPPGPLSLPIIGNLHHLKRPLHHTFKELSNKYGDVISLWFGSRLVVVVSSPSLVQECFTKNDVVLANRPRFLSGKYIFYNSTTLGSSPYGEHWRNLRRITVTDVLSNHRISSSSEIRRDETRRLVKKLADDSSKGFVEVELRSRFFDMTFNNIMRMISGKRYYGDDCDVTDMEEAKEFRAMVSDLLKLSGANNKNDFLPILRLIDYENLEKRLKKISSKTDTFLRGLIQEHRNKNQHTNTMIDHLLSLQESQPEYYTDQIIKGLALGMLLAGTDSSAVTLEWALSCVLTNPEVLEKARHELETHVGQDRLLDETDLPKLSYLKNIIYETLRLYTPAPLSLPHSSSDNCIIGGYKVPGDTIVLINAWAIHRDPQSWSEATSFKPERFEKEGELEKLIAFGMGRRACPGEVLAMRAISLTLGLLIQCFEWKKVGNKEIDMSEESGFTLSRSVPLKASCKARPVIKNLVE; translated from the exons ATGGACACCCTTTCACTCCTTTCCTACACTCTCTTCTATCTTGTTCTATTTTACTCTCTCAACCTTCTCttcaaatcaagaaaattcaaaaaCCTTCCACCAGGACCACTTTCTCTTCCCATAATTGGCAACCTCCACCACCTAAAACGCCCCCTCCACCACACCTTCAAAGAATTATCCAACAAATACGGCGATGTTATTTCTCTTTGGTTTGGTTCAcgtcttgttgttgttgtctcttCACCTTCTTTAGTCCAAGAATGTTTTACAAAAAACGATGTTGTCCTAGCAAATAGACCACGTTTTCTCTCCGGAAAATACATCTTCTACAACTCTACCACCTTAGGATCTTCACCCTACGGCGAACATTGGCGAAACCTCCGTCGCATCACTGTGACCGATGTTCTTTCGAACCACCGTATCAGTAGCTCCTCCGAAATCCGAAGGGACGAAACTCGGAGACTTGTAAAAAAGTTAGCCGATGATTCGTCTAAGGGTTTCGTCGAAGTGGAACTCAGGTCTAGATTCTTTGACATGACTTTCAATAACATAATGAGAATGATTTCGGGTAAAAGATACTATGGAGATGATTGTGATGTGACGGATATGGAAGAAGCAAAGGAGTTTAGAGCCATGGTGTCTGATTTGTTGAAATTGTCGGGAGCTAATAATAAGAATGATTTCTTGCCAATACTTAGGTTGATTGACTATGAAAACTTGGAgaagaggttgaagaagattaGTAGCAAAACTGATACGTTTTTGAGAGGACTCATTCAAGAACATCGCAACAAAAATCAGCATACGAATACTATGATAGATCATCTTTTGAGTTTGCAAGAATCACAACCTGAGTATTATACCGATCAAATCATCAAAGGTCTTGCTCTG GGTATGCTTCTTGCTGGAACAGACTCATCAGCTGTAACATTAGAGTGGGCATTATCTTGTGTATTGACCAATCCAGAGGTGCTAGAGAAGGCCAGACATGAACTTGAAACTCACGTAGGCCAAGATCGTTTGCTGGATGAAACCGACCTACCAAAACTCTCTTACCTTAAAAACATCATCTACGAGACACTTAGGTTGTACACTCCTGCTCCATTATCACTACCACACTCCTCTTCAGACAATTGTATTATCGGAGGATACAAAGTGCCAGGAGACACCATAGTGTTGATCAATGCTTGGGCCATTCATAGAGACCCTCAAAGTTGGAGTGAAGCGACAAGTTTCAAGCCTGAGAGGTTTGAGAAAGAAGGAGAGTTGGAGAAGTTGATTGCGTTTGGGATGGGAAGAAGGGCTTGTCCAGGTGAAGTGTTGGCTATGCGTGCAATAAGCTTGACTTTGGGTTTATTGATTCAGTGTTTTGAATGGAAAAAAGTGGGTAACAAAGAGATTGATATGAGTGAGGAAAGTGGGTTTACTTTGTCTAGATCAGTTCCGTTAAAGGCTTCGTGTAAAGCTCGTCCAGTTATCAAGAATCTTGTGGAGTAA